In Paenibacillus sonchi, a single genomic region encodes these proteins:
- a CDS encoding GrpB family protein translates to MKNIAEKTKIVQVVPYDPAWKKEFTRLRDYLLEITGDLIIAAEHVGSTSVEGLSAKPIIDIDLVMESYEVFPEIVQRLSQYGYVHQGDLGIEGREAFRREQEDGFMKYHLYVCPKDGKGYLEHIALRDYMRLNPAAAREYEEVKVKLAKQFRYDIDAYCEGKTEVVHSILRKAGHII, encoded by the coding sequence GTGAAGAACATCGCTGAAAAAACTAAAATTGTCCAAGTGGTTCCATATGATCCCGCATGGAAAAAGGAATTCACTAGGCTGCGCGACTATTTACTGGAAATCACCGGAGATTTAATCATCGCTGCTGAACATGTCGGCAGCACCTCCGTCGAGGGATTGTCGGCGAAACCCATCATCGATATTGACTTGGTAATGGAAAGCTACGAGGTTTTCCCGGAGATTGTTCAAAGGTTAAGCCAATATGGATATGTTCATCAGGGCGATCTTGGAATTGAGGGCAGGGAAGCTTTCCGGCGCGAGCAGGAAGACGGCTTCATGAAATATCATCTGTATGTATGCCCCAAGGATGGCAAAGGGTATCTGGAGCATATCGCGTTGCGGGACTATATGAGGCTCAACCCGGCAGCCGCCAGGGAATATGAGGAAGTGAAGGTGAAGCTGGCCAAACAGTTCCGTTATGACATCGATGCTTACTGCGAGGGGAAGACAGAGGTAGTGCATTCTATTCTGAGGAAGGCTGGACATATTATTTGA
- a CDS encoding DUF4190 domain-containing protein, which translates to MSYQPPPFGNQEYYTPPPPPAKTNGKSVAALVLGILSVVTPYIGLLFGIIAIILSAISLKEIRTRYEQGKGMAIAGLVCGIVGTIIYAVIIALIIVAVIFLNDYDGGFNTFNSFNNI; encoded by the coding sequence ATGAGTTATCAACCGCCGCCATTTGGAAATCAGGAGTATTACACACCGCCACCCCCGCCCGCCAAGACGAACGGCAAGTCGGTTGCCGCGCTGGTGCTCGGGATTTTGTCGGTAGTCACCCCTTATATCGGTCTATTATTCGGAATTATTGCCATTATCCTCTCCGCGATTTCTCTCAAGGAGATCCGCACCCGTTATGAGCAAGGCAAAGGCATGGCTATCGCCGGTCTGGTCTGCGGGATTGTAGGCACCATTATTTATGCGGTTATTATTGCGCTCATCATCGTTGCTGTTATTTTCTTGAACGACTACGACGGTGGCTTCAATACCTTCAACAGCTTCAACAACATCTAG
- a CDS encoding response regulator, which produces MNILVADDERVIREGIRRTIGQISPDHQVFVAAKAEEAVRIMEEQRIHIVLTDILMPGMSGLEFMKISKRRYPYVKWVVISAHSEFSYAQEAVRLGARDYLLKPIGKNKLLELINNLTAEIEQDNDISRQGERLKASLRFLREGVFQRLASGLDIGNLDIEPFIEDYKHFYMVMVQLDAEDRSIRLEHFIVENVLSELIELHGRGFVVSYDRQSLLGLITLREDAVIQQFQNEVKEHLTHYLKIPFQVIHSGLSHDFSTVPQVVKRMREASASQVLELEPMKGSGEKAIDVALHYIKEHFHEDLSLEKMASVVFLNPAYFSQLFKQKTGQGYKEYVTSLRLEQAKLLLLNPRLKLAEIAERVGYQDMKHFTQMFRKRYQLTPTEYRQQQNINILLSKGTPPQ; this is translated from the coding sequence GTGAATATTCTCGTAGCCGATGACGAACGGGTAATACGTGAAGGCATCAGACGTACTATCGGACAGATCAGTCCGGATCATCAGGTTTTTGTGGCGGCCAAAGCCGAAGAAGCGGTCCGAATTATGGAAGAACAGCGGATTCACATCGTTCTGACCGATATTCTGATGCCGGGGATGAGCGGCCTTGAATTCATGAAGATATCAAAGCGCCGTTATCCTTATGTAAAATGGGTTGTGATCTCGGCGCATAGCGAATTCTCTTATGCCCAGGAAGCGGTACGTCTCGGGGCAAGGGATTACCTGCTTAAGCCCATCGGCAAAAATAAGCTGCTGGAATTGATCAATAACCTGACTGCTGAAATTGAGCAGGACAATGATATATCCAGGCAGGGCGAGAGGTTGAAGGCGAGTCTGCGGTTTTTGAGGGAAGGCGTATTTCAGCGTCTGGCTTCAGGGCTGGATATCGGGAATCTGGACATTGAGCCTTTCATTGAAGATTACAAGCATTTCTATATGGTGATGGTGCAGCTGGATGCGGAGGACAGAAGCATCCGGCTGGAGCATTTCATTGTCGAGAATGTGCTGTCTGAACTCATTGAGCTGCACGGGCGCGGGTTCGTCGTCAGCTATGACCGGCAGAGTCTGCTGGGCCTCATTACCCTGCGGGAGGATGCGGTGATTCAGCAGTTCCAGAATGAGGTCAAGGAGCATCTTACCCATTATCTAAAAATTCCTTTTCAAGTGATCCACTCTGGTCTTAGCCACGATTTCAGCACGGTTCCGCAGGTCGTCAAGCGGATGAGAGAAGCCTCGGCATCACAGGTGCTGGAGCTTGAGCCGATGAAGGGGAGCGGTGAAAAAGCGATAGATGTTGCCCTGCATTATATCAAGGAGCATTTCCATGAAGACCTGTCGCTGGAGAAAATGGCTTCCGTGGTGTTCCTGAATCCGGCATATTTCAGCCAGCTGTTCAAGCAAAAGACCGGGCAGGGCTACAAAGAGTATGTGACCTCGCTGCGGCTGGAACAGGCCAAGCTGCTGCTGCTTAATCCGCGGCTGAAGCTGGCGGAGATCGCTGAGCGGGTGGGGTACCAGGACATGAAGCATTTTACCCAGATGTTCCGCAAACGATACCAGTTAACGCCTACAGAGTACCGCCAGCAGCAGAATATCAATATTCTGCTGAGCAAAGGAACGCCGCCGCAATAG
- a CDS encoding sensor histidine kinase: MKSGFHSIHHRLFLLFLFCMSSILLIVSLLYYNRTTVQLHEKISDLSQKNVSQTAGLFSLLYKGYDSLSKSLSNNFEMIRLINETTDEPAVAYINEQTITNIIGSIFYSRDDLVGIHVITDKGKIYNYGNYMNVVDPNYHSQDWYKQLQASSGKMVWLGVYQHSLIDQVEDSPVFAFGRQIYDLNEHKPIGIVLYETNPQPVLDALENLKLGAHSQVYLMSEDGRFVTSATDPAPVLETLPSLKNFQHQIVRQEAGRLVVASKLSFSGWWVMSITPDQDLNVELNEMKRYLLIVISILIIVSTLIASMVSKTISSPLKKLIREMRQVEIGNFRGMVNVSSYQEINILVASFNRMVRRIEELIERMKLSSVSEKNAELHALQSQVNPHFLYNTLDMIYWMLDEEGNEQLGELVLSLSSMFRYSSQWEDAAAVTLREELEQIGHYLKIISIRLEGRLKIVMDIDERWLNIRVPKMTVQPVIENAVKHGLESLSRQGVLKVYTREEDSILKLIVEDNGEGMSTGELERLLLSLSGDSPKEGGKGGIGLQNLHRRLQHMFGEEYGLQIQSFPGEGTQVAIVLPIRLEGDTFT; encoded by the coding sequence TTGAAGAGCGGCTTTCATTCCATCCATCATCGGTTGTTCTTGCTGTTTCTTTTTTGCATGTCCAGTATTCTGCTTATCGTCAGCTTGCTGTACTATAACCGGACTACTGTGCAGCTGCATGAGAAGATCAGTGATTTGTCGCAAAAAAATGTCTCCCAGACGGCCGGGCTGTTCAGCCTGCTCTATAAAGGGTATGACTCACTCTCCAAATCACTCAGCAACAACTTCGAGATGATTCGTTTGATTAATGAAACAACGGATGAACCGGCGGTAGCCTACATCAACGAGCAGACCATTACCAATATCATCGGCTCGATTTTTTATTCTCGGGACGACCTGGTAGGTATTCATGTCATTACAGACAAGGGCAAAATCTATAATTATGGGAATTACATGAATGTAGTCGACCCCAATTACCACAGTCAGGACTGGTACAAGCAGCTTCAAGCCTCATCCGGAAAAATGGTCTGGCTCGGCGTATATCAGCATTCGCTGATCGACCAGGTGGAGGATAGCCCGGTGTTTGCTTTTGGCCGGCAGATCTATGATCTGAATGAACATAAGCCGATCGGCATTGTTCTCTACGAAACAAATCCCCAGCCTGTGCTGGACGCTCTGGAGAACCTCAAGCTGGGTGCGCACAGCCAGGTGTATCTAATGTCGGAGGATGGACGGTTTGTGACTTCGGCAACGGACCCGGCGCCTGTGCTGGAAACACTGCCTTCCCTGAAGAACTTCCAGCATCAGATTGTCCGGCAGGAAGCGGGCCGTCTGGTGGTGGCCTCGAAGCTGTCCTTTTCGGGATGGTGGGTTATGAGTATTACACCGGATCAGGATCTCAACGTTGAGTTGAACGAGATGAAGCGCTATCTGCTGATCGTGATCTCGATTCTGATCATTGTTTCAACGCTAATCGCTTCCATGGTTTCTAAGACCATTTCCTCGCCGCTGAAGAAGCTGATCCGCGAGATGAGGCAGGTGGAGATCGGGAACTTCCGGGGGATGGTCAATGTGTCGTCCTATCAAGAGATCAATATTCTCGTCGCGTCCTTTAACCGGATGGTCCGGCGGATTGAGGAATTGATCGAACGCATGAAGCTGTCTTCCGTCAGTGAAAAAAATGCCGAGCTGCACGCGCTGCAGTCCCAGGTCAATCCGCATTTCCTCTATAACACGCTGGATATGATCTACTGGATGCTGGATGAGGAGGGGAATGAGCAGCTGGGCGAGCTGGTACTCTCCCTGTCCTCCATGTTCCGTTACAGCAGCCAGTGGGAGGATGCCGCAGCGGTTACGCTGCGTGAAGAGCTGGAGCAGATCGGACATTATCTGAAGATTATTTCCATCCGTCTGGAAGGAAGACTGAAGATTGTTATGGACATCGACGAGCGCTGGTTAAATATCCGCGTTCCGAAGATGACCGTCCAGCCAGTTATTGAGAACGCCGTCAAGCATGGGCTCGAATCCCTCAGCCGCCAAGGGGTACTGAAGGTCTACACCCGTGAAGAGGATTCCATCCTCAAATTGATTGTGGAGGACAATGGAGAAGGGATGAGTACCGGTGAGCTGGAGCGCCTGCTGCTGTCTCTAAGCGGGGACAGTCCCAAAGAAGGCGGCAAAGGCGGCATCGGCCTGCAAAATCTGCACCGCCGCCTGCAGCATATGTTCGGAGAGGAATACGGCCTGCAAATCCAGAGCTTTCCCGGAGAAGGGACTCAGGTGGCCATTGTGCTGCCGATTAGGCTGGAAGGAGATACATTTACGTGA
- a CDS encoding carbohydrate ABC transporter permease: MRKFKKGIVYLLFAIPVVTQLYPLLWLVLYSLKTNEEIMDGSFFSFPKSFQWHNYSEAYTSGSYLKYLSNSVFVTGVTMICVIVLASMVAYAISRFRWKYGNVVMTIFLMGMMIPMQATLLPLMIIFKNIHVLNTHLSLILPYIAFSTPIAVFILSGFMRDIPHEIEESAFIDGASVYRIFRSIILPVSIPPVMTVCILTFINIWNEYILAATFISSEKLKTLPFGVYTFVSQYSVNYGNIGAFLVMGALPVILIYFFLSNKITKGMVAGAVKG; this comes from the coding sequence ATGCGAAAATTCAAAAAAGGAATCGTGTATCTTCTTTTCGCAATTCCTGTGGTTACCCAGCTGTATCCTTTGCTCTGGCTGGTGCTGTATTCACTGAAGACCAACGAAGAGATTATGGACGGCAGCTTTTTCTCCTTCCCCAAATCCTTTCAATGGCATAACTACAGTGAAGCTTATACTTCCGGCAGCTATCTGAAATACTTGTCCAACAGCGTGTTTGTTACCGGTGTTACAATGATCTGCGTCATTGTGCTGGCCTCCATGGTGGCTTATGCCATTTCGCGTTTCCGCTGGAAATACGGAAATGTCGTCATGACCATTTTCCTGATGGGCATGATGATTCCGATGCAGGCGACCCTGCTGCCGCTGATGATTATTTTCAAAAATATTCACGTGCTGAACACGCATTTATCTCTGATTCTGCCTTACATTGCCTTTTCCACACCGATTGCCGTGTTCATCCTCTCCGGGTTCATGAGAGATATCCCGCATGAAATTGAGGAATCGGCGTTTATCGATGGAGCGAGTGTATACCGGATTTTCCGCAGCATTATTTTGCCGGTGTCGATCCCGCCGGTGATGACGGTGTGCATTCTGACCTTCATCAACATCTGGAATGAATATATCCTGGCGGCAACCTTTATTTCTTCCGAGAAGCTCAAGACACTGCCATTTGGGGTGTACACTTTTGTCAGCCAATATTCAGTCAATTACGGCAACATCGGGGCATTCCTGGTCATGGGCGCACTGCCGGTTATCCTGATCTACTTCTTCCTGTCGAACAAAATTACCAAAGGGATGGTAGCAGGTGCGGTCAAAGGCTAA
- a CDS encoding carbohydrate ABC transporter permease, which translates to MKVLKVPARTIAVFVLPCLLLYVCLVFIPILVSLYTGLLKWDGLTSAQFVGFGNFKDMFFNDPVFWPSVRRTLLYAVASMLEIPLCLGMAILLNRYVRRGNTLVSIYFTPVILSVVIIGQLWKTVYNPASMGGMLNGVLISLGLDSWTHNWLTEPKIAMFALYFVSLWQFFGYHLLIQYTGVQNIPDELYEAAKIDGADGFKADRYITLPLIVPIFKISIVLAFIGSLQAFDLVMVMTAGGPAHATDVISTHMYNSSFMSLKYGYGSAIASFLVIVCLVFTGFINTIFNRIERKFN; encoded by the coding sequence ATGAAAGTACTTAAGGTGCCAGCACGCACAATAGCCGTCTTCGTATTGCCATGTCTGCTTTTGTATGTGTGCCTAGTGTTTATCCCCATACTGGTTTCACTGTACACCGGTTTATTGAAATGGGACGGCCTAACGTCTGCCCAGTTTGTCGGATTCGGCAACTTCAAAGATATGTTCTTCAATGACCCTGTGTTCTGGCCGTCGGTAAGAAGAACCTTGCTCTACGCTGTAGCATCTATGCTGGAAATACCCCTTTGCCTGGGTATGGCTATTCTGCTTAACCGTTATGTTAGAAGAGGAAACACCCTGGTTTCGATCTACTTCACACCGGTCATTCTGTCTGTCGTCATTATTGGGCAGCTGTGGAAAACGGTCTACAACCCCGCGTCCATGGGCGGTATGCTTAACGGCGTTCTGATCTCGCTGGGACTGGACAGCTGGACACATAACTGGCTTACCGAGCCCAAAATTGCCATGTTTGCGCTATATTTCGTCTCCTTGTGGCAGTTCTTCGGCTACCATCTGCTGATCCAGTACACCGGCGTGCAGAATATTCCGGACGAGCTTTATGAAGCGGCAAAAATCGACGGGGCGGACGGATTCAAAGCGGACCGCTATATCACCCTTCCGCTGATTGTCCCGATCTTCAAAATATCGATTGTACTGGCGTTTATCGGTTCCCTGCAGGCCTTCGATCTGGTAATGGTTATGACCGCCGGGGGTCCGGCTCATGCAACCGACGTCATCTCTACGCATATGTACAACAGCTCATTTATGTCATTGAAGTATGGATACGGCAGTGCGATTGCCAGCTTCCTGGTTATAGTCTGTCTGGTCTTCACCGGATTCATCAATACGATATTCAATAGAATCGAACGCAAATTCAATTAG
- a CDS encoding extracellular solute-binding protein, translating to MVNRKMKTTFTVALTAAMALSVAACGNSNDNSKNNAASSAAPDKTNSGTATNTTKSDKKVTITFQNIYPDPTTPSYKMVHELSEQYEKEHPNIKIELDTLNTDQQKVKLKTQAASKEVPDITIVNPAAQMKPFVDAGLFAPLNDMLDQNGLKDTYQTGLLDYYSFDGNVYALPDGNNIEVVFYNKDLFAQAGIANTPTTFEEMLKDVKILKDKGITPLAIGEKDSWTGSFLFMNILLRTNGGPGFLQDVMDGKKTFEDPAFVEAVDAFQQLVQAGAFPDGATSIDANAGGNIFKSGKAAMWVIGSWETGAVDASSVAGKVGAFQFPTVNGKGDPNEFMLAPGSAFAVSAGSEHLQETKDFLNFFASNLPKKQFELKNAVGLGQKVDGDLKAAGYSDLAITIAGLFNQVKGGDLSFDNTMNPATSQVHLSSIQNLFVQKMDSAAVAKEHQTAFEANK from the coding sequence ATGGTCAACAGAAAAATGAAAACAACATTCACCGTCGCACTTACAGCTGCAATGGCATTAAGCGTTGCGGCATGCGGCAACTCCAACGACAACAGCAAGAATAATGCGGCGTCAAGCGCAGCACCTGACAAGACCAACAGCGGTACAGCAACGAACACAACGAAGAGTGACAAGAAGGTAACCATTACCTTCCAGAACATTTATCCCGATCCTACCACACCGTCCTACAAAATGGTGCATGAGTTGAGTGAGCAGTACGAGAAAGAGCATCCGAACATCAAGATCGAACTGGATACGCTGAACACCGACCAGCAAAAGGTGAAGCTCAAAACCCAGGCGGCTTCCAAAGAGGTCCCGGACATTACCATCGTGAACCCGGCTGCACAAATGAAACCGTTTGTAGATGCCGGATTGTTCGCTCCGCTGAACGACATGCTGGACCAGAACGGACTGAAAGACACTTACCAAACGGGACTGCTGGATTACTACAGCTTTGACGGCAATGTATACGCGCTGCCGGACGGTAACAATATCGAAGTGGTGTTCTACAACAAAGATTTGTTCGCTCAGGCTGGAATCGCTAATACACCAACCACCTTTGAAGAAATGCTTAAAGATGTGAAAATCCTCAAAGACAAAGGCATTACGCCACTGGCCATCGGTGAAAAAGATTCCTGGACGGGCTCCTTCCTGTTCATGAACATTCTGCTTCGCACCAACGGCGGCCCCGGTTTCCTGCAGGACGTTATGGATGGCAAGAAAACTTTTGAAGATCCTGCTTTTGTAGAAGCAGTAGACGCTTTCCAGCAGCTGGTTCAAGCGGGCGCATTCCCTGATGGCGCAACCTCCATCGACGCCAATGCCGGCGGCAACATCTTCAAATCCGGTAAAGCGGCAATGTGGGTCATCGGTTCATGGGAAACAGGCGCAGTTGATGCTTCTTCCGTAGCCGGCAAAGTAGGAGCTTTCCAATTCCCTACAGTGAACGGCAAAGGCGACCCGAACGAATTCATGCTGGCACCAGGCAGCGCATTCGCGGTGTCCGCGGGCAGTGAGCATCTGCAGGAAACCAAAGATTTCCTCAATTTCTTCGCCAGCAATCTGCCTAAGAAACAATTTGAATTGAAAAACGCTGTAGGTTTGGGCCAAAAAGTAGACGGCGACCTCAAAGCAGCCGGTTACTCCGATCTGGCGATCACTATCGCAGGCCTGTTCAACCAGGTGAAAGGCGGCGACCTTTCGTTCGACAACACCATGAACCCGGCAACCTCGCAGGTGCACCTCAGCAGCATCCAGAACCTGTTCGTGCAGAAAATGGATTCCGCTGCCGTAGCCAAAGAACATCAAACCGCTTTTGAAGCTAATAAATAA
- a CDS encoding DEAD/DEAH box helicase yields MSSNPFYRLAPFIKEFIYKNRWETLREAQVDACRVLFDTPHHLLIASGTASGKTEAAFFPALTQLYEDPSASVGILYIAPLKALINDQFTRLNDLLREGNIPVWHWHGDVPQADKTKLMQNPSGVLQITPESLEGLLMNRPNAIPALFHDLRFIIVDEVHAFMGADRGIQVLSQLARISRMAGCHPRRIGLSATLSDYASVTEWLAAGTRESVEVSAPQGGRKLRLSVEHFSFPDARDEVQAEHLERARQAYYGFIYDHTHLKKALIFTNSRTDAEEAILEMRRLAAKRGERDVFHVHHGSISAMLREETEAALRQGPGPAVAAATLTLELGIDLGELERVLQLGAPYSCASFVQRLGRSGRRGDAASEMIFVTPEEEDEEAQLPARMPWTLLRAIAVIELYVREKWVEPLAVRQLPVGLLYHQTMSILKSMGEAEPEDLKAAVLSLPSFSSIEPGDYDAFMEYMIGMGHIESMDEGSLLVGLAGEKIVNNFRFYAVFKDDEEHVVYNGTEEIGSITTVPPPGYCFTLAGKLWKVEEVDNRHKAVYVKGSRGKVDTLWLGAGGDVHTRIMNKIREVLGATALYPYLAPSAAARLERARRLAKESGLLEHSVLPAGGDSMFILPWAGSRQFRTLERLLKNNLKGPLGLRSVTPMEPYYMVVSGKTDAETLEQEIIAEAAAVSDPIALLGPDEAPYLGKYDEFIPHDLLRKAFSLDGLDVPGLVEVLKQWVRVD; encoded by the coding sequence ATGAGCAGCAATCCGTTTTACAGGCTGGCACCGTTTATCAAAGAGTTTATCTATAAGAACCGCTGGGAGACGCTGCGCGAAGCCCAGGTGGATGCCTGCCGGGTGCTGTTCGATACGCCGCATCATCTGCTCATTGCTTCCGGTACGGCATCCGGCAAGACAGAAGCTGCTTTCTTTCCGGCGCTTACCCAGCTGTACGAAGATCCGTCCGCCTCAGTGGGCATCCTCTACATTGCACCGCTTAAGGCGTTGATCAACGACCAGTTTACCCGGTTGAATGACCTGCTGCGCGAAGGGAACATTCCAGTCTGGCATTGGCATGGAGATGTGCCGCAGGCCGACAAGACAAAGCTGATGCAGAACCCCTCCGGCGTGCTGCAGATTACCCCGGAATCGCTGGAAGGGCTGCTGATGAACCGCCCCAATGCTATTCCGGCGCTGTTCCATGATCTTCGCTTCATTATAGTGGATGAAGTGCATGCCTTCATGGGAGCGGACCGCGGCATTCAGGTGCTTAGCCAGCTGGCGCGGATCTCGCGTATGGCCGGCTGCCATCCGCGTCGGATCGGACTGTCAGCCACGCTGAGCGACTACGCTTCCGTGACGGAATGGCTGGCCGCCGGCACCCGCGAGAGCGTGGAAGTCTCCGCACCGCAGGGCGGGCGCAAGCTGCGCCTCAGCGTGGAGCACTTTTCTTTCCCGGATGCACGGGACGAAGTGCAGGCCGAGCATCTGGAGCGGGCGCGGCAGGCGTATTATGGCTTCATCTATGACCATACGCATCTGAAGAAGGCGCTCATTTTCACCAACAGCCGCACGGATGCCGAGGAGGCAATTCTGGAGATGCGGCGGCTTGCTGCGAAGCGCGGGGAGCGCGACGTGTTCCATGTCCATCACGGCAGCATCTCCGCGATGCTGCGTGAAGAGACGGAGGCTGCGCTCCGTCAGGGACCCGGACCGGCGGTGGCCGCGGCCACGCTGACGCTGGAGCTGGGCATTGACCTGGGCGAGCTGGAGCGCGTGCTGCAGCTCGGTGCGCCTTACAGCTGCGCGAGCTTCGTGCAGCGGCTGGGGCGCTCCGGGCGGCGGGGCGACGCCGCTTCAGAGATGATCTTCGTCACGCCGGAGGAAGAGGACGAAGAAGCCCAGCTTCCCGCGCGGATGCCGTGGACGCTGCTGCGGGCTATCGCCGTCATCGAGCTCTACGTGCGCGAGAAGTGGGTCGAGCCGCTGGCTGTGCGCCAGCTTCCGGTGGGGCTGCTCTACCATCAGACGATGAGCATCCTGAAGAGTATGGGCGAAGCGGAGCCGGAGGATCTGAAGGCGGCCGTGCTGAGCCTCCCGTCGTTCAGCAGCATCGAGCCGGGCGATTATGATGCGTTCATGGAATATATGATCGGCATGGGCCATATTGAGTCCATGGATGAAGGCAGCCTGCTGGTTGGGCTGGCAGGGGAGAAGATCGTCAATAACTTCCGTTTCTATGCGGTCTTCAAAGACGACGAGGAACATGTGGTATATAATGGCACCGAAGAGATTGGTTCAATAACCACTGTCCCGCCGCCGGGGTACTGCTTCACTCTTGCAGGCAAGCTGTGGAAGGTCGAAGAGGTGGATAACCGCCATAAAGCCGTATATGTCAAAGGCTCGCGCGGCAAAGTAGATACCTTATGGCTGGGCGCAGGCGGGGATGTGCATACCCGTATTATGAACAAAATTCGTGAGGTGCTGGGAGCTACGGCACTATATCCCTATCTGGCGCCCAGCGCGGCAGCAAGGCTGGAACGTGCCCGCCGTCTGGCGAAGGAGAGCGGACTGCTCGAGCATTCGGTGCTTCCGGCCGGAGGCGATTCAATGTTCATTCTGCCCTGGGCCGGGAGCCGGCAGTTCCGGACGCTGGAACGGCTGCTGAAGAATAATCTCAAAGGCCCGCTGGGCCTGCGTTCTGTAACCCCCATGGAGCCTTATTATATGGTCGTTTCCGGGAAGACAGATGCAGAAACGCTGGAGCAGGAGATTATCGCCGAAGCCGCTGCTGTATCTGATCCGATTGCTCTCCTGGGACCGGATGAAGCGCCTTACCTTGGCAAATACGATGAATTCATCCCCCACGACCTGCTGCGCAAAGCCTTTTCCCTCGACGGCCTCGACGTTCCGGGGCTGGTAGAGGTGCTGAAGCAATGGGTGAGGGTGGATTAA
- a CDS encoding TerB N-terminal domain-containing protein, which translates to MSRDGKEPHFTELVWESTEQNLPIPPRASADLKVPKPPAAAPKKKAPEEATVQLQLWDMEETQEPVTTTESEFVVRARELVDHKETASLFVPFKSYWPTYGHMTGAQSRWYFFWRDEVRQGRYPKTDLSYIFLHVYELINGVGWDEPQDGYRQLNLLWEAYRDQYKRLDQYLGGWIADFSFVHHLDVPLSGIVARSRGLAGDLAELELMRCLTAAPEQLTFEVLTVMSDYDISKSKFYTGEGKTAAERYIPQVVALIDAYVARKHGSNLIGMFPPGPAVVRERYLFRSAVYDISLYGYSVLVPVVRISKSPPLRSLITRLFRLTENKLRELMGYRGRLKDIKVDADMEDLITRFLQREFRKAEQLEKGPAVVIDAKKLEQLQNDSDIVRTLLTVEETGEIEGPPAGAEADGDSMGRTHIPAADEPGTQVQHADPAGAEDDAAPSAEVGHEAVKLSAGSEAASFVEASGVVAEAQQDSGNSAAALWDSFANALTPLEWEAVHALAEGRGMAAVQHLASAGGTMAELLFDGINETAMNLLGDLLIDEEELNGEFMPMLQYLGGVNDR; encoded by the coding sequence TTGAGCAGAGACGGAAAAGAGCCGCATTTTACAGAGCTGGTGTGGGAGAGCACGGAGCAGAATCTGCCGATTCCTCCGCGTGCTTCGGCTGACCTCAAGGTTCCCAAGCCCCCGGCAGCCGCACCGAAGAAAAAAGCTCCTGAAGAAGCCACTGTACAGCTTCAGTTATGGGATATGGAGGAAACGCAGGAGCCGGTAACGACAACGGAGAGCGAGTTCGTGGTCCGGGCCAGGGAGTTAGTGGATCACAAAGAGACGGCATCGCTGTTTGTTCCTTTCAAAAGTTACTGGCCCACCTATGGTCACATGACCGGGGCGCAGAGCAGATGGTATTTCTTTTGGCGGGATGAGGTCAGACAGGGCAGATATCCAAAAACGGATCTGTCTTATATCTTTCTGCATGTCTATGAGCTGATCAACGGTGTAGGGTGGGACGAGCCTCAGGATGGATACCGGCAGCTGAATCTGTTATGGGAGGCCTACCGGGATCAATATAAAAGACTGGATCAATATCTGGGCGGCTGGATTGCGGATTTCTCCTTTGTCCATCATCTGGACGTTCCGCTGTCGGGGATTGTCGCCCGTTCACGCGGTCTTGCCGGTGATCTGGCTGAGCTTGAGCTGATGCGCTGCCTGACCGCTGCACCGGAGCAGCTGACTTTTGAAGTGCTGACCGTGATGTCGGATTACGATATCAGCAAGTCCAAATTCTATACCGGTGAAGGCAAAACGGCGGCGGAACGCTATATCCCGCAGGTAGTGGCGCTGATTGACGCTTATGTGGCCCGCAAGCACGGGTCCAATCTGATCGGCATGTTTCCCCCGGGTCCGGCGGTGGTCCGGGAGCGTTACCTGTTCCGCAGTGCGGTGTATGACATCTCATTGTATGGCTACTCCGTGCTAGTGCCTGTGGTGCGGATCAGCAAATCTCCTCCGCTGCGCAGTCTGATCACCCGCCTTTTCCGGCTGACCGAGAACAAGCTGCGGGAGCTGATGGGCTACCGGGGCAGATTGAAGGATATTAAGGTTGATGCAGATATGGAAGATTTGATCACCAGGTTCCTGCAGCGCGAATTCCGCAAAGCGGAGCAGCTGGAAAAGGGGCCGGCGGTTGTCATTGATGCTAAAAAGCTTGAACAGCTCCAGAACGATTCCGACATTGTGAGGACGCTGCTTACGGTTGAAGAAACCGGGGAAATAGAGGGACCGCCTGCCGGGGCAGAGGCTGACGGGGATAGCATGGGACGGACGCATATACCGGCGGCAGATGAGCCTGGTACGCAAGTTCAGCACGCTGATCCGGCGGGAGCTGAAGACGATGCAGCACCGTCAGCCGAGGTTGGGCATGAAGCTGTGAAGCTGTCTGCCGGTTCCGAAGCGGCTTCATTTGTGGAAGCAAGCGGCGTTGTGGCGGAGGCTCAGCAGGATTCCGGCAATAGCGCTGCTGCGCTATGGGATTCATTTGCAAATGCGTTGACTCCACTGGAGTGGGAGGCGGTTCATGCGCTGGCGGAAGGCAGGGGAATGGCAGCGGTACAGCATTTGGCTTCAGCAGGCGGAACAATGGCAGAGCTGTTATTCGACGGGATTAATGAGACTGCCATGAATCTGCTAGGTGATCTGCTTATAGATGAAGAAGAGTTGAACGGGGAATTTATGCCGATGCTGCAATACTTGGGTGGGGTGAATGATCGATGA